The genomic DNA TGAGGCCGAACGGCCGTTGCGCATCCTCGGGGAGCTGGGGCACGTCGACGCGGTGGACTACCTCGCCGAGTGGGACTACGGTGACGAGACCACCGACGCGGCGATGGAGAACGGGTACGTCTACGACGAACCCGGAGAAGGAACCAACGATCGAGTGATGCGCTCAGGCGACTACGCGCTGGTCGTCAACCCCCAGCTCGGCTACGTCTCCCTGCTCCGCCGCCACACCACCACTCCCGAACCCGCCGAGGCGGAGGCGGTCGGCCCGGTGCAGGGTGTGCCGGAACTTCTGGTGTCGTACTCGTCCCCGAACGCCCCGAAGTCGGCGGTCGCACCCCGGCAGGCACAGTCGCAGGGGTCGTGGTTCGAGCCGGCCGCGATCACGACGCTCAAACAGAGCGGCCGCCTCTCACTCTGAACCGTGCCGGTGCCGGTGGTGCACCTGCCCGGCATGAACACCACAGACCCCACGCCCCGCACATCCCGGCAGGCCGGCACGCTCACCCTGACCGTCTGGCCCGAGAGCCCGGTCAGCGAGCACCAGCGGTACGCCTACCGCATCGAAGACGCCACGACCGGGCACAGCCTCGAAGGTCGAGACCTGTTCACCGGAGCCGGTGCGCCCGTCGCACCCGAGCGGGCGCTGCGCGACCCCGCCGGTGAGTCCCGGCAGTACATCATCGACAACCCCGGCAACGCCGCCGAGCACGCGAGCATGTTCCCCGCATGGGCGGCCGAAGCCGCCCGGCAGAACGCCGACGCACTCACCCTCCTGAGCGAAACGCCGCCGCCATCCACGTCGGAGCCGTCGTGGTTCGACCGGCCCGCGATCAGTTCGGACGCTCGCTCGCGGGGGCGGTCGCTGTGAACGAGCGGGAGAAGCTGCACACCTCGGTGCTCGTCGCCCCGGCGTCGGAGCGGCGCAAGTACCGCAAACAGCGCCGGCAGACCGCCGCCCGGCTCGTCGCCGAGCAACGCCACGCCGAGACCGAAGCCGCCAAAGCCAAGGCCGAAGCAGAGCGAGCGGAGCGGCGGGCCACGACGTATCTGCCGAAGGCCGGCGAACCCGGAGCCGCGATGCTGCGAACGCCAGGCCGGCTCCGCCTCCCACGCCATCAAGACACCAGCGCCGTGTTGTCGGCCCAGTATCCGTTCCTCGCCGAAGGCGGCCTCGGCAGCCAAGGGGTATTCGTCGGGCAGGACATGTACTCCGGCGGATCGTTCGTCTATGACCCGTGGGAGTTGTACCGGCGGGGCATCATCACCGCGCCGAACATGATCCTCGCCGGCATTGTGGGTTCGGGAAAGTCGAGCCTGGCCAAGTCGCTCTACACGCGGTCGTTGCCGTTCGGTCGCCGCGTCTACATCGCGTGCGATCCCAAAGGCGAGCACACCGCCGTCGCCGAAGCAGTCGGCGGGAAGGCCATCGTCCTCGGCCACGGGCTCCGCACCCGGCTGAACCCGCTCGATGAAGGCCACCGCTCCTCGGGTCTGTCGGATCGGGAGTGGGCCTCCACGCTGGCGTCGCGGCGTCGTGAGCTGCTGGGCGCGCTCGCGGAGACCGTGCTCGGCAGGGACCTGTCGCCGTTGGAACACACCGCCATCGACACCGCCCTGACCGCGACGGTGCGGGACGCTGAGGTGCCGATCCTGCCGATGGTTGTGGACCGCCTCCTCACCCCATCTGCCGACGAGGATCGGCGGCTGGCCGAAGACGGACGACTCGTCGCGCACGCCCTGCGCCGTCTCGTCGGTGGCGACCTCGCCGGCCTCTTCGACGGGCCAAGCACGGTGAAGTTTGACCCGTCGTTGCCGATGGTGAGCCTCGACCTCAGCCGCGTCGCCGAGAACGCCGCCCTGCTGAGTGTGCTGATGACCTGCGCAAGCGCGTGGATGGAAGCCGCGCTGATGGACCCCGATGGCGGGAAACGCTGGATGATCTACGACGAAGCCTGGCGACTCATGGCCCACCCCGCCCTGCTGCGCCGCATGGATGCGCAATGGCGGCTCGCCCGCCACTACGGCTTGGCCAACATGCTCGTCTTCCACAAGCTGAGCGACCTCGACAACGTGGGCGATCAAGGCTCGGCCATGCGCTCCCTGGCGAACAGCCTGCTCGCCAACGCCGAAACGAGAGTGATCTACCGGCAGGAATCCGACCAGCTCTCCCTGACCGCCAAGACCCTCGGCCTGACCGGCACCGAACAGCACCTCCTGCCTGGCCTGGGGACCGGGCAAGGGCTGTGGCGGATCAAGGAACGATCCTTCGTCGTCCAGCACCAGATGCACCCCGACGAGCTGGCAATGTTCGACACCACGACCCGCATGATCTAGCGACTCGGCGGGTGCACCTGCCGGGCATGAAGCGAAGCGAACCCGACCAGCCACCCGTCAACATCCCGACCGTCGTTCTCACAGTGCACGAGGACGGCATTCTGACCGCCACCCTCGACGGCGCACCCTTGACGCCGCCTCAGTGGGCGCCACCGTGGCGGCGCGAGTCGTTCCCGCAGATCATCGACCAGGCCAGCAACGACCGCACCCGCCCCATCCGCGTCGAGGTCCGCGAAGCAGACGGCTCGGTGTTCACCGACCTCATCACCGCACGACCCCGCCGCGCCCTCCCCGAACCCGAGCCCGCCGTCGAGGCGAACCCCACGGCGGCACTGCCGGTGTTCCATCAGATCGAGGGCGACGGGTTCGTGCCCGGTGAGGATGTCGCGGTCGCGATCATCACCGGCCACACCGACGCCGCGCACACCGGCACCGCCCGCGCCCTCATCGACCCCACCAACCCGATCCCCGACCACGCAACCGGGCGGATCGAAGTGCTGCTGCTCGGACGCATCTCAGGTGCCGCGGTGATCCGGCGGCTGCCATGACCGAGGGAAGGCAGACCGGATCGTTCGGTGACGAGCTGACCAACGCCGCCATGATCGGCCTGGTCGCCCTCTTCGGAGTCGCACTCGTCCTCCGAGCCACCGGCACCATCACCGCCTGGCTCACCGGCACCCCTCAGCCCGAAGGCGGGCTCGCGGCCGGGGTCGGCGTCCTGTTCCATCCCGGCGACCCCGGCACCGCGTTCGACTCGGACGGCCTGAACCCAGTCGTCTACTGGATCGTCACCGGGGCCATGCTCGCGCTCCTCCTCGCACTCGTGGTCTTCGTGTGGGCGCGGGTTCGCCGCTACACACACCGGGCCGAGCAAGACCCGCGCCGGATGGCCGGGATCGCAACCCGCCACGAAGTCGCCACCGCGGCATCGGAGAAGGCGCTGCTGCGCCGCGCCGGAAGCCTCCGCCCCGGACTGACCGACCCGAAACCGCACGATGTCGGCTACCAGCTCGGCGCGTCGAAAGGGGTGGGCGTGTGGGCGTCGGTCGAGGACTCGATCATGGTCATCGGCCCGCCCCGATCCGGCAAAGGCCTGCACCTGGTGATCCCGGCGATCCTCGACGCACCCGGCGCCGTCGTCGTCACCTCGACTCGGCCCGACAACCTGACCGCGACCATGCGCGCCCGACGCCGCATCGGACCCGTCGCGATCTTCGACCCCCAACACCTGGCCGAAGGCCTGCCCGCCGGTCTGCGCTGGTCACCGATCCGGGGATGTGAGTCGCCACAAACTGCGATGATCCGCGCCACCGGCCTCGCCGCCGGTACCGGTCTGTCCGCGGGCGGGGTCGATTCGGGCGGGTTCTGGGAAGGCAAGACTCGCGCCGCGCTCCAAGCCCTGCTGCACGCGGCGGCGATCGACAACCGGCCTCCGGCCGAGCTGTTCCGCTGGACCCTCGACCCCACCGCGGCGGCGGATGCGGTGGCGATCCTGACCGGCTCCACCCGCGCCGCGACCGGATGGGCCGAGTCGTTGGAGGCGATGATCGACTCCGACCCCCGCACCCGCGACTCGATCTGGCAAGGCGTGTCCCTCGCGCTCGGATCGCTGGCCGACCCGCGAGTCCTCGATGCCGTATCACCGGCCGAGGGAGAAGGGTTCGACCCCGAGGCGTTCATCCGCGATCGCGGCACCCTGTTCTTACTCGCGACGGGCTCGGGGGCGGGGGCATCTGCGGCGCTGGTCGCGGCGTTGGTGGAAGACCTGATCGAGACTGCCCGCCGTCTCGCGGCACGCTCACCGGGCGCGCGGCTCGATCCGCCGATGCTGCTGGCGCTGGACGAGATAGCCAACCTCTCGCCCCTGCCGTCGTTGCCGACGTTGATGGCTGAAGGCGGTGGGTCGGGGATCACGACGATGCCTGTGTTGCAGTCGCTCGCTCAGGCGCGGGAGAAGTGGAACGAGCACCAGGCCAACGCGATCTGGGACGCGAGCATCGTGAAAGTCATCTTCGGTGGTGCGTCGAACTCCCGCGACCTGCAAGACCTGAGCGCGCTCGTTGGGGAACGCGACGAGTACACCGACTCGGTGACGCTGGGCGATCACGGCACGCGCTCCAACCAGCGATCCGTGCGCCGTGTCCCGATCTTCCCGCCCGACCGCATCCGCCGACTGCCCTTCGGCACTGGGGTCGTGCTGCTGCGCTCCGCGCCACCCATCGTCACCGACCTGCACCCGTGGCCCAACCGCTCGGATGCCGGGCAGCTCGCCAGTGACCGCAAGGAGATCGAAGCACTCCTGCGCCGCACCGGCACCTGACCTCGGAGGCGTTCGCGCACCTTCCCGCCACAGCGGCCCAGCACGACGGGCTGCGTGAGCAGACAAGGACGCGATCATGACCATCCACACGCAGGAATCCGTTTCCGGGTTCGTCGCTTCGAGCCCGCAACTGACGCAGACAGAGAAGGGCGACGCAAGGCTCTACTTCCGCTTCGGGCAAGAGCACTTCCGCAAGGAGGACGACGGCTCGTTCACCCAGTTGGAGACCACCTTCCACCACCTGGTGATGTTCGGGCGATCCGCGAACCACGCACACGATCGGTTCCGCAAGGGTGACAACTTCATCGCCGAGGGGTACACCCGCTCGGTCAACTACGAGCGCGACGGCCAGGCCGTCGAGAGCGAAGAGTTCACCGCCAGGAAGATCGGTCACGACACCGCCCGCACCCGCTACGAGGTTAACCGCTCGCCCCGTCGCAACGGACCTGAGCAGGCGGCACCGGCGCGGGACGCCTCGGCGTTCACCAGTCGCGAACCGAGCAGGCAGGCGACCACCGCGCCGGCAATGGGAATGTGAGGGGGCCGTGATGAGCCCCACCGACACGCCCAATGCGTCTGCGGGGGCGGAGGTGCCCGACGACTTCGATGAGCGTCTGGCGTTCGATCCCGGCAGCGATGTGCCCGGGCCGCCGAGGCCGATCAACTGGAACCTGCTGTCGGCCGGCGACCTGGAAGCCGAGCTGCTGGAACTGAACCGCTGGGTCGATTGGCTGCGCCACACCTACGGCCTGCCCGCCAGCGTGATCCCGCCGATGTGGCACCGCCACCCCGAACTGCTCTGGGAACTGTCCGCGCTGCACCTGCACTGGCTGTGTGCCTACGACCCCGAGCAGAACGGCTCCGCACCGCTGGGCTGGCACCGCGACTTCGCCGACGCCCGCCAGCGCCTCCGCGACTGGGTAGCTACCAGCGGCACCCGCCTGGACCGCGACCGCCCAACCCGGCAAACCACCTGGCCCGGCGAAGCACCCGCCGAGCCAGTCGAAGAGGTACCGATCCCCGACCGCGACGAAGACTTCGTGCGCTACGTCCTCGATGAAGTCGCCATGCGCGAGGCCGCTGAGGAAGCGTTCTTCGCTGGCGTCGATCCTGTGACTGGCGAGGTGAAGGATTGATGCCGCGCAAGTACGTCAGGAAGACCAATCGCCGGTCGAGAGAGGAACGGAACCTGTCGGTGCGCGCAGTGCACCGAGAGACCCCCGACCTCGACAAGCTGACCGAGCTGCTGATCCGGTTCGCGCTCCAAGACTCCGGTGAACAGCGAGCCACACGGGAGCGGGAGCGCGGGGCTATGGCCGGTGTCAGCGACTCGTCGTAGAATGAAGGTGTCCGCCGTAGAGGTGGATGTTGTGGTCCTAAACCCCGCTGTCTCGGCGGGCATGCGGACTTGGCCGACCTGGGCCTCGTCATACAGCCTTCGGGCTCTTCTCACAATCAACATTCGCAGTTGACACCTCTGCGGTGGGCGTCTGGACCACCACTCGCGGAGAAGAGCCATGACGACCCCTACCCTCGACCGCGCCGCGGTCGATAGCCTCCTGACCCCATCAGTGCCCACCGGCGGCGCCGTGGCCGTGTCCTACCTGCGCGTCTCCACCAAGGAGCAGGCAGAAAAGGGCGGCACAGACGAGGGATATTCCATCCCTGCCCAGCGCGAAGCGAACCGCCGGAAGGCCGAACAGCTCGGCGCGACCGTGATCGAAGAGTTCGTGGACGCGGGCGAGTCCGCGCGCAAGGCCGACCGGCCCGAACTGATGCGGATGATCCAGTACGTGACCGAGCATCAGGTCAACTACTGCATCGTCCACAAGGTCGACCGGCTCGCTCGCAACCGCGCCGACGACGTGACGATCCACCTCGCGCTACGCGACGCCGGAGTGATGCTCGTGTCCGCGAGCGAGAACATCGACGAGACTCCTTCGGGCATGCTGCTGCACGGCATCATGTCCTCGATTGCCGAGTTCTACTCCCGCAACCTCGCCACCGAGACAATCAAGGGCCTGTCGCAGAAGGCAGCACAAGGCGGCACCATCAACCGGGCACCGATGGGCTACCTCAACGTCGGAGTCCGTGACGAGCGCGGCCGTGAGGTCCGCACGGTGCAGGTCGATCCTGAGCGGGCGGAGCTGGTGACATGGGCGTTCCAGGTGTTCGCCTCGGGCCAGTGGACGACCACGCAGCTCCACCGCGAACTCGTGCGGCGTGGCCTGAACACGCCGCCGTCGCCCAACCGGCCGTCCAAGCCCATCGGATTGTCGAGCGTGCATCGGATTCTCACGAACCCGTACTACAAGGGCGACATCCGCTACAAGGGCGCGACGTACAAGGGCACGCACGAAGCGATCGTGCCGCGCGAGGTTTGGTATCAGGTTCAGTCGGTGCTCGACTCCCACAAGTCCGCCGCCGACGCCACGCAGATTCACGACCACTACTTGAAGGGCACGGTCTACTGCGGCCAGTGCGGCAGCCGGCTCATCATCTGCAACTCCCGCAACCGTCACGGCAAGGTCTACCCGTACTTCGTGTGCTCGGGCCGGCATGGTGGCGCGGGTGACTGCACCCGTCAGGCGGTGCTCATTGAGGATGTGGAGCGGCTGATCGAGTCGTACTACGACCGTATTCAGATCAGGGGCCAAACCCGGCAGAACGTGGCGGGCATGATGCATGCTCAGTTCGACCAGCTCATGGCTGCCGACACCCAGGAGTTGGCCCGGCTCGCCGCCGACCGCGACCGCCTCGACAACGAGCGGGTCAAGCTGCTGCAAGCCCACTACGCCGACGCGGTACCGCTGGACCTGCTCAAGCAGGAGCAAGCCCGGATCGGCGCGGAGCTGGAAACGATCAACAACCGGATCGCGGCCCACCATGATGAGTACGCTGCCGCGCGGGCGAACCTGGAAGATTCGATCGGTCTGCTGGCGAATGTCGCCGGCATCTATCGCCGCTGCGACGACGCGAACCGCCGGCTCTGCAACCAGGCGTTCTTCACCGCGATCTACCTCGATGACGACGTCGAACCGCGCGTCACCTACCAGCAGCCCTACGACGCACTGTGCGATCCCGAGGTGCAGGCGAACGCCCTGAACTGGGCTGCCGAGACACAGAAAAGTGACGAGGTTCAGACCCAAACCGGAGCGGTTCCTCCGGTCGAGGGTTTGAACCTCGCCACATCAGGGTGAGTGACGGGACTTGAACCCGCGACCACCTGGACCACAACCAGGTGCTCTACCAGCTGAGCTACACCCACCAGGGCTGACCGGAGCGGATCGCGCCCGGGCAGCGGCGACTATCGTACCCCGAGACTGGGGGTGCTCCGGACCGGAGCCCCGCCGATGAGTCCGCCACACCTCGGGCGGCGTCAGGTGGGGTCGACGATCTCGTACCGGGCACCCAGCTCGCGGCAGCGGTCGGTGTCCGGTCCGGGGTGCGGCACGAAGACGGCGGCGCGGTAATAACGCAGCTCGGCGATGCTCTCCCGGATGTCGGCGAGGGCGCGGTGGCCGCCGTGCTTGGCGGGGGCATTGAAGTAGGCGCGCGGGTACCAGCGCCGCGACAGTTCCTTGATCGAGGACACGTCGATGATCCGGTAGTGCAGCCAGGACTCCAGCTCCGGCATGTCCCGCGCGAGGAAGCCCCGGTCGGTGGCGACCGTGTTCCCGCCCAGCGGCGCCTTGCCCGCCTCCGGCGCCCAGGCCCGGACGTAGTCCAGCACCTTCTCCTGCGCCGCCTCCAGCGTCATCCCGTCCGCCAGCTCGGCCAGCAGCCCGCTGCTGGTGTGCATGTCCGTCACGAAGTCGCCCATCTGCGCCAGCGCCGCGTCCGGCGGGCGGACGACGACGTCCACCCCGTCGCCCAGCTGGTTCAGCTCGAAGTCCGTGACCAGGGCCGCGACCTCGATCAGCGCGTCGTTCTCCAACGACAGGCCGGTCATCTCGCAGTCGATCCAGACGATCCGGTCCGCCAGCGACTTGTCGTTGGGCTTGGCTGGGCCGTCGGTGGGCTGGGGCTGCGGAGGGGTTGCGTTCGGCGCCGTCGTCACCCCTTCACCTTAGGTGTCCGCCGGGAGCCGACCGGGACGCGGGCGTACGGCGTACCGTGGCCACGCGGTCGCGGCGACCCCGCCCCGCGGACCCGACCGCACGGCCCCCAGCGACCGATCGCCCCCGGAGGTGAGCGTGACTCCGTACCCGCCGAACCCGCCCAGCGCGCGGCCCCTGCTGCGGCGCTGGCTGTGGACGGGGAGCACCGCCACGCTTTTCCTGCTCACCGGGTTGGTCTTCGCCACGGGCCTGGACGCGGAGATCGGGGTCGAGCCGGCGCTCATCGGGATGGCCGCGGCGATTCTGCCGCTCGGCATCGTCCTGCCGGCGGTGCTGTGGCTGGACCGGTTCGAGGCGGAGCCGACCCGCTATCTCGTGACGGCGTTCCTCTGGGGGGCCTGCGTCGCCACCGCCGGGGCCCTCGTCCTCAACACCTCGTCGATGCTGATCATCGCCGAGGTGGCCGGCCGCGAATCCGCGCAGGAGGTCGCCGCCGTCGTCGTGGCGCCCGTGGTCGAGGAGTCACTCAAGGGGCTCGGCGTCTTGCTCGTCCTGCTGCTGCGCCGCCGCGAGTTCGACGGGGTGGTGGACGGGATCGTGTACGCCGCCACCTGCGCCGCCGGCTTCGCCTTCGCGGAGAACATCCTCTATCTGGGGCGCAGCTGGGGGGAGTACGGCGTGTCGGGGCTGGCCGTCGTCCTGATCACCCGCGGGCTGTTCGGGCCGTTCGCGCACCCGATGTTCACGGCCTGCACGGGGGTGGGCCTGGGCATCGCCTCGACGCGCTCGCGCGGGCCGCTGCGGGTCGTGGCCCCGGTGCTCGGCCTGCTGCTGGCCATGACCCTGCACGCCCTGTGGAACGGGGCGGCCGTCCTCGGCGCCGAGGGCGCCCTCACCCTGTACTTCGTGCTGCAGGTGCCCCTCTTCATCGCGGTGGCGGCGTTCGCCGTGTGGGCCCGCCGGCGGGAGGGGCGGATCATCGGGCTGGAGCTGTCCTCGTACGCCGCCGCGGGCTGGTTCGCCCCGCCCGAGGTCGCCATGCTGGCCAGCCTGCCGCTGCGGCGGTCGGCCCGGCGCTGGGCGGCCGAGGTCGGTGGCCCCGAGAACGGCCGACGGATGCAGCGGTTCCAGGACCAGGCCACAGAGCTGGCGTTCCTGCGCCAACGCGTCCGGCACGGCACCGCGCCGCCCGACGCCCCCGAGCAAGAGGCGGCCCTCCTGCGCGAGCTGGGTCAGATCCGCGCCGGCCTGTACGCCCCGCCGGTCGGTCGGCCGCCGGCCTGACGCGGCCGCGGGCATGACGCAGCCGCCGGCGAGACGCGGACGCCGGCACGACGCAGACGCCGGCATGAGCCGAATCTGGTCGGGCTCTAGAATCGAGGACACGCGCCGGCAGTGCGGCGCCCAGCCCTCGTAGCTCAGCTGGATAGAGCAAGAGCCTTCTAATCTCTAGGTCGCAGGTTCGAGTCCTGCCGGGGGCGCCTCGCCACCCACCGACATTCGCGCAGCTCAGCGGGTCGGCAGCAGTCCTGCCCGGTAGAGCATCTGGTCCGCCCACGGGTCGCAGGCGCCGTCGCGCTGGTGGCGGGCCCGCTCGGCGAACAGCCAGGCCTGCGGGTCGACGGCTCCGGCGGCGGCGGCGATGACGACGCTGACCCAGGCGGCCTGCTGACCGACCCGGGCATAGACCTGGTCGTCGGCGGCGGCCGTGTCGGCGTACGGTGCGCGGGTCGTGCCGTCGAAAGCCGGCGCGACGAGACCTCGATGGGTACTCATGGGATCTTCCTGTCCTGGTCCGGCCGGTGCTTCCGCGTCAGCCGGGTGCCGTCCGTGGCGGTGCTGCGAAGCCCCGATCGGCCGACCGGGGGCGATCGTGAGGCTTGCGGGGCGATCGACCTGTTCGCGGGACGGGCGCGGCCCGCTGCGGCCGCCCGCGCGGAACGTCGACCGTCCGCTTCCCGGCGCGCCAGGTGGCAATGACCAGGCGAACCGACCATTCTGGCCGGGTGAGCATTTCGGTGACCTCGGACGGCCTGACGCGGGCCGTCGGCGTCCTGCGCGACGAGGTGGCGACCGTGGCGCTCCCGCTCGAGGTCGCCGGGGTCGCCCAAGCGCGCGTCGACCGCAACGACGTCCTGGCTCAGCTCGACGACTACATCCTGCCGCGCCTCAACGACCTGGACGCGCCGCTGCTCGCGGTCGTCGGAGGGTCCACGGGGGCCGGCAAGTCGACCATCGTCAACAGCCTGGCGGGCGAGGTCGTCAGCCGCGCCGGCGTCCTGCGTCCCACGACGCGGGCCTCCGTCCTGGTCCACCACCCCGACGAGACGCACTGGTTCGCCGGCGCGCGCATCCTCCCGGGCCTGGCCAGGATCACCGGCGCGGATCACCACGACGACCCGGGCGCCGTGCGCCTCGTCACCGCGCAGGGCCTGCCGCACGGGCTCGCGCTGCTCGACGCCCCCGACATCGACTCCGTCGTCGAAGCCAACCGCGACCTGGCCCGGCAGCTGCTCGGGGCCGCAGACCTGTGGATCTTCGTGACCACCGCGGCTCGGTACGCCGACGCCGTGCCCTGGGGCTTCCTCAGGCAGGCCGCCGAACGCGGCACGTCGATCGCCATCGTGCTCAACCGGGTGCCGCCGGAGGCCGTCATCGCGATCGGGGACCACCTGTCCGGCATGCTCGCCACCGAGGGGCTGCGCTCGGCGCCCGTCTTCACCCTCACCGAAGCCAGGCTGGATGAGCGGGGGATGCTCCCGGAGATGGAGCTCGCCCCGCTGCGCGAGTGGTTGACCAAGCTGGGGGAGGACGCCCGGGCGCGGGGGGTCGTCGTACGCCGTACGCTCTCCGGCGCCCTGGACTCCCTCCAGGGCCGAACCGAGGCGTTGGCGGAGGCCAGCTCCGCCCAGGTCCAGACCGTCGAGCAGCTGCGCGCCATCGCCCGCAGCAGCTACGCCGAAGCGGGTCGCGACGTCCTCTCCGGGATGAGCGACGGGTCCCTGCTCCGCGGGGAGGTGCTCGCCCGCTGGCAGGAGTACGTCGGGACCGGCGAGCTCTTCAAGTCCTTCGAGGCCGCGATCGGCCGCTTCCGCGACCGGGTCAGCGCCGCGATCACCGGGCGGCCCGCGCCGACGACCGAGCTCGGGGTCGCCCTGCAGTCCGGCGTGCAACAGCTCGTTCTCGCGCACGCCGAGGGGGCCGCGCTGCAGGTCGCGCGGCGCTGGGCGCAGGTGCCTGGCGGCGAGCAGATCGTGTCGTCGCATCCGCAGCTGGAGGAGCTGCCCGCGGACCTGCCAGAGCGGGTGGACCGGTTGGTGCGCGACTGGCAGGACGACATCCTGCAGCTGGTCCGCGCCGAGGGGAAGGATCGCCGCACGACGGCGCGGGTGCTCTCGTTCGGGGTCAACGGGGTCGGCGTCGTCCTCATGCTCGTCGTGTTCAGCCAGACCATGGGCCTATCGGGGGCGGAGGTGGGCATCGCCGGCGGCTCGGCCGTCGTGGCCCAGAAGCTGCTCGAGGCCCTGTTCGGCGACCAGGCGGTCCGGGAGTTGGCGACCAAAGCCCGCACCGACCTCATCGAGCGGACCGATGCCCTGTACGCCGACGAGGAGGCCCGCATCCTCAGCGCTCTCGACGACGTCGACCTCGACGTGGGGCAGCCCGAGCGGCTGCTGCGCGCCGCGGCCGCGGTGAAGGCGCAGCGATGAGGCGACGCGAACGCCACGCCCCGGTCGTCACCGACCCCTCGGGGGCCCTCAAGACCGCCGTGGAGGGGCTGACGGGCGCCATCGACGCCGGCGGTGCCTACCTGCCGCCCACGCAGGTGGCCGCCGCCGAGAAGGTGCTGCGCAAGGCCTCCGAGCGGCTCGCGCTGTCCGGCGCCCACACCGTCGTGGCCCTCGCCGGGTCGACCGGCGCCGGGAAGTCCTCGCTCTTCAACGCCCTGGTCGGTGCTCCGGTGTCGCAGGTGGGGGCGCTGCGCCCCACGACGAGCCGGATCGCCGCGGCCGTCTGGGGCGACGACGACGCGTCCGCCCTTCTCGACTGGGTCGACGCCCAGACCCGGCACCACGTGGCCCCCGAACCGCCCGGCGGCAGGGGCTGGGCGCGCCTCGAGGAGGGCGGGGCGCCGGCCGGCCTGGTGCTGCTCGACCTGCCGGACATCGACTCCTTCGAGCTGGCCCACCGCGCCGAGGCGGACCGCGTGCTGGCCCTCGCCGACGTCTTCGTGTGGGTCACCGACCCGCAGAAGTACGCCGACGCCCTGCTGCACGACCACTACCTGCGGCGGGCCGCTAGGCACCAGGCCGTCACGCTGGTGGTGCTCAACCAGGCCGACCGGATGAGCACCGCGGCCGCGCAGGACTGCCGCGAGGACCTGCGCCGGCTGCTCGCCGACGACGGCCTGCCCGACACCGAGGTCATGCTGCTGTCCGCGAAGACCGGGGAGGGCGTCTTCGAGCTGCGCGAGGCCCTGGCCGGGGCCGCCCGCGCCGCGACGGCCGCCCGGGCCCGACTGCTGGGCGACGTCCAGCGAGAGGCGGATGCGCTCACGCCGTACGTCGGGGCCAGCGAACCCACCGTCGACGACACCGTGGACAACGATCTGCTCGAGGCGCTGTCCCGGGCCGCGGGCATCCCGATCGTGCTCGACACGGTGGCCGCCGACTACCGCCGGCAGGCGACGGCGAGGGTGGGCTGGCCGTTCTCCCGGTGGGTGCATCGGCTCCGCCCCGACCCGCTGCGCAAGCTGCGGCTGCAGGGGGCGGGCTCCGCCGACGCGGGGGTCGCCGAGCTGCTCGGGCGATCGTCGCTGCCCCAGCCCACTCCTGCGGCTCGGGCCGCCGTGGACCTCACGACGCGCAAGCTGGGCGCCCGCGCCGGACGGGGCCTGCCGTCGGGTTGGGCTCGGGCGGTGGAGGACGCCGCGACCCCCGACGACCGGGCGATGGCCGACGCGCTGGACCGGGCGGTGCTGGCGACGCCGCTGCGAGACCGGAACCCGCTGTGGTGGGCCGCCGTCGGGTTCCTGCAGCTGCTGCTGGCGCTGGTGACGATCGCCGGGCTGGGCTGGCTGCTGGTGCTGGCCGGGTTCGCGTTCCTCAAGATGCCGTCCGTGGACGTGCCGACGCTGTGGTCGCTGCCGGTGCCGACGGTGATGCTCGTCGGGGG from Austwickia sp. includes the following:
- a CDS encoding ATP-binding protein, with amino-acid sequence MNEREKLHTSVLVAPASERRKYRKQRRQTAARLVAEQRHAETEAAKAKAEAERAERRATTYLPKAGEPGAAMLRTPGRLRLPRHQDTSAVLSAQYPFLAEGGLGSQGVFVGQDMYSGGSFVYDPWELYRRGIITAPNMILAGIVGSGKSSLAKSLYTRSLPFGRRVYIACDPKGEHTAVAEAVGGKAIVLGHGLRTRLNPLDEGHRSSGLSDREWASTLASRRRELLGALAETVLGRDLSPLEHTAIDTALTATVRDAEVPILPMVVDRLLTPSADEDRRLAEDGRLVAHALRRLVGGDLAGLFDGPSTVKFDPSLPMVSLDLSRVAENAALLSVLMTCASAWMEAALMDPDGGKRWMIYDEAWRLMAHPALLRRMDAQWRLARHYGLANMLVFHKLSDLDNVGDQGSAMRSLANSLLANAETRVIYRQESDQLSLTAKTLGLTGTEQHLLPGLGTGQGLWRIKERSFVVQHQMHPDELAMFDTTTRMI
- a CDS encoding type IV secretory system conjugative DNA transfer family protein; this encodes MTEGRQTGSFGDELTNAAMIGLVALFGVALVLRATGTITAWLTGTPQPEGGLAAGVGVLFHPGDPGTAFDSDGLNPVVYWIVTGAMLALLLALVVFVWARVRRYTHRAEQDPRRMAGIATRHEVATAASEKALLRRAGSLRPGLTDPKPHDVGYQLGASKGVGVWASVEDSIMVIGPPRSGKGLHLVIPAILDAPGAVVVTSTRPDNLTATMRARRRIGPVAIFDPQHLAEGLPAGLRWSPIRGCESPQTAMIRATGLAAGTGLSAGGVDSGGFWEGKTRAALQALLHAAAIDNRPPAELFRWTLDPTAAADAVAILTGSTRAATGWAESLEAMIDSDPRTRDSIWQGVSLALGSLADPRVLDAVSPAEGEGFDPEAFIRDRGTLFLLATGSGAGASAALVAALVEDLIETARRLAARSPGARLDPPMLLALDEIANLSPLPSLPTLMAEGGGSGITTMPVLQSLAQAREKWNEHQANAIWDASIVKVIFGGASNSRDLQDLSALVGERDEYTDSVTLGDHGTRSNQRSVRRVPIFPPDRIRRLPFGTGVVLLRSAPPIVTDLHPWPNRSDAGQLASDRKEIEALLRRTGT
- a CDS encoding single-stranded DNA-binding protein, which encodes MTIHTQESVSGFVASSPQLTQTEKGDARLYFRFGQEHFRKEDDGSFTQLETTFHHLVMFGRSANHAHDRFRKGDNFIAEGYTRSVNYERDGQAVESEEFTARKIGHDTARTRYEVNRSPRRNGPEQAAPARDASAFTSREPSRQATTAPAMGM
- a CDS encoding recombinase family protein, translating into MTTPTLDRAAVDSLLTPSVPTGGAVAVSYLRVSTKEQAEKGGTDEGYSIPAQREANRRKAEQLGATVIEEFVDAGESARKADRPELMRMIQYVTEHQVNYCIVHKVDRLARNRADDVTIHLALRDAGVMLVSASENIDETPSGMLLHGIMSSIAEFYSRNLATETIKGLSQKAAQGGTINRAPMGYLNVGVRDERGREVRTVQVDPERAELVTWAFQVFASGQWTTTQLHRELVRRGLNTPPSPNRPSKPIGLSSVHRILTNPYYKGDIRYKGATYKGTHEAIVPREVWYQVQSVLDSHKSAADATQIHDHYLKGTVYCGQCGSRLIICNSRNRHGKVYPYFVCSGRHGGAGDCTRQAVLIEDVERLIESYYDRIQIRGQTRQNVAGMMHAQFDQLMAADTQELARLAADRDRLDNERVKLLQAHYADAVPLDLLKQEQARIGAELETINNRIAAHHDEYAAARANLEDSIGLLANVAGIYRRCDDANRRLCNQAFFTAIYLDDDVEPRVTYQQPYDALCDPEVQANALNWAAETQKSDEVQTQTGAVPPVEGLNLATSG
- the orn gene encoding oligoribonuclease, which gives rise to MADRIVWIDCEMTGLSLENDALIEVAALVTDFELNQLGDGVDVVVRPPDAALAQMGDFVTDMHTSSGLLAELADGMTLEAAQEKVLDYVRAWAPEAGKAPLGGNTVATDRGFLARDMPELESWLHYRIIDVSSIKELSRRWYPRAYFNAPAKHGGHRALADIRESIAELRYYRAAVFVPHPGPDTDRCRELGARYEIVDPT